A single Flavobacterium sp. 1 DNA region contains:
- a CDS encoding ABC transporter ATP-binding protein — METTTIVRVEDLSHQYSKDWAIQNISFEIKENRILGLLGSNGAGKSTTMNILCGVLNQTHGNIFIDGINLKENPVEAKKLIGFLPQTPPLHLDLTVNEYLIHCAELRHVKKEDLKNALEKAKEQCGISHFSNRLIRNLSGGYRQRVGIAQAIIHEPKLVVLDEPTNGLDPNQILEVRKLIKKISKDKAVIFSSHILSEVQATCQEIRMIENGHMVFSDTLDAFNNYIEADKLTASFENPPAIAALTEIPEVSHAVYLSPKKVQITFNGTQEVAEKIVALSVSNDWKLREIQFEKISLDEIFAQLSKKAPSKNSTIS, encoded by the coding sequence ATGGAAACAACAACAATTGTAAGAGTTGAAGACTTGTCGCATCAATATAGTAAGGATTGGGCAATACAAAATATCAGTTTTGAAATCAAAGAAAACAGGATCTTAGGTCTCTTAGGGTCTAATGGAGCAGGAAAATCGACCACAATGAACATTCTTTGCGGCGTTTTAAACCAGACTCATGGTAATATATTTATTGACGGAATTAATCTGAAAGAAAACCCTGTTGAAGCAAAAAAACTAATTGGTTTTTTACCACAGACACCACCGTTACACTTAGATTTAACGGTAAATGAATATTTAATTCACTGCGCAGAATTGCGTCACGTTAAAAAAGAAGATTTAAAAAATGCTTTAGAGAAAGCCAAAGAACAATGTGGAATTTCTCATTTCAGCAACCGTTTGATCCGAAATCTTTCTGGCGGGTATCGTCAGCGTGTGGGTATCGCACAGGCTATTATTCACGAACCAAAACTGGTAGTTTTAGATGAACCTACCAACGGATTGGATCCTAACCAGATTCTAGAAGTTAGAAAATTAATCAAAAAAATCTCGAAAGATAAGGCGGTTATTTTCTCTTCACATATTTTGTCTGAAGTTCAGGCTACTTGTCAGGAAATCAGAATGATTGAGAACGGACACATGGTTTTTTCGGATACACTGGATGCTTTCAACAATTATATCGAAGCAGATAAATTGACTGCAAGTTTTGAAAATCCACCAGCAATTGCTGCATTAACAGAGATTCCCGAAGTCTCTCATGCAGTATATCTTTCCCCTAAAAAAGTACAAATTACTTTTAATGGCACACAGGAAGTTGCTGAAAAAATTGTAGCCCTTAGCGTTTCTAACGATTGGAAATTACGCGAAATTCAATTCGAAAAAATATCTCTTGATGAAATTTTCGCTCAGTTATCTAAAAAAGCACCTTCTAAAAACTCTACTATTTCTTAA
- a CDS encoding RagB/SusD family nutrient uptake outer membrane protein — MKNNSIKYTYIFSFFLLIGLTSCNDLLEVEIPIDQLSAKTVYASDPTAEAAVNGIYQSMVTTTYYGSLNYVLGETSDEFILKTQLSNVYTTNELLDTDGTIGTMWTEFYKTIYNANNVIEGISASQTLSETKSKQWIAEAKFLRAYNYFYMTNIWGDIPLILSTNVDITALAPRNKQTEIYNQIIKDLEEASVDLPTNYDNYTTLRIRATKWAAQALLARVNLYLGKWTEVSSYATAVINETETYKMITALSSTNSPFIADNKEAILQIPYFNTVYTYEGGTLYTTAGTYMLRNGNTLFETGDARKTNWTGTTVAADGATYTIPRKYKNAYTTTPIERSTILRLAELYLIRAEARVKLNDITGAQQDINVIRNRALLGNTTLTDPNQLLDLIALERQRELFAENGHRWLDLKRTGKADQVLGAITGKIWASTDSLFPIPESARRSNPFLTQNQGY; from the coding sequence ATGAAAAATAATTCTATAAAATACACTTATATATTTTCGTTTTTTCTATTGATAGGATTAACGAGCTGCAATGATTTATTAGAAGTTGAAATTCCTATAGATCAATTATCAGCCAAAACTGTATATGCCTCTGATCCTACTGCAGAAGCTGCCGTTAACGGAATTTATCAAAGTATGGTAACGACTACCTATTATGGATCATTAAATTACGTTCTTGGAGAAACTTCAGACGAATTCATTCTAAAAACGCAGCTTAGTAATGTTTATACTACTAATGAGCTTTTAGATACTGATGGAACTATCGGTACCATGTGGACAGAATTCTATAAAACCATTTATAATGCGAATAACGTTATTGAAGGAATAAGTGCAAGTCAGACGTTATCTGAAACTAAAAGTAAACAATGGATAGCTGAAGCAAAGTTTTTAAGAGCCTATAACTATTTTTATATGACTAATATTTGGGGCGATATTCCTTTAATTTTAAGCACTAATGTAGACATAACCGCTTTGGCACCGCGTAATAAGCAAACTGAAATTTACAATCAAATTATTAAAGACTTAGAAGAAGCATCAGTTGACCTACCTACAAATTATGACAACTATACAACTCTACGTATCAGAGCAACAAAGTGGGCAGCTCAGGCTCTATTAGCAAGAGTTAATCTTTATTTAGGAAAATGGACAGAAGTATCATCTTATGCAACGGCAGTAATTAACGAAACTGAAACCTATAAAATGATTACTGCTCTCTCAAGTACTAACAGTCCATTCATTGCAGATAATAAAGAAGCTATTTTACAAATACCATATTTCAATACTGTTTATACTTATGAAGGCGGTACATTATATACAACAGCAGGTACATATATGCTAAGAAATGGAAATACACTGTTTGAAACTGGTGATGCCAGAAAAACAAACTGGACAGGTACTACCGTTGCTGCTGATGGGGCAACATATACAATTCCAAGAAAATATAAAAATGCTTATACTACAACACCTATAGAACGTTCAACGATTCTTCGTTTAGCCGAACTTTACTTGATAAGAGCTGAAGCAAGGGTAAAACTAAATGATATTACCGGAGCTCAGCAAGATATTAATGTAATACGAAACAGAGCTTTATTAGGAAACACTACTTTAACAGATCCCAATCAATTGTTGGACTTAATTGCTTTAGAAAGACAAAGAGAGCTATTTGCCGAAAATGGCCACAGATGGTTAGACCTGAAAAGAACCGGTAAAGCTGATCAGGTTCTGGGAGCAATCACAGGAAAAATATGGGCTTCTACAGACAGTCTGTTTCCAATACCAGAATCGGCTAGACGTTCAAATCCTTTTTTAACTCAAAATCAAGGATATTAA
- a CDS encoding SusC/RagA family TonB-linked outer membrane protein: MTSNPSEVNRIISGIITDQAGMPLSGVTLSIPGTNFLEISGYDGQFSFEIPDGKVTLKVSYVGYKTREIAIEDQTKLTIKMTSDLSKLDEVIIIGYGTTTKRASTGSVVKITSEDIEKQPVTNILQTLQGRTPGVFVSQTSGYAGSDINISIRGRNSVDDYNLPLYIVDGIPYIGDDIKGQAQEVKNYVIKGAQKNTSPLNIINPNDIESIEILKDADATAIYGSRGANGVVLITTKKGVAGKTEFTINTNSGISEVANRVKTLDTPAYLNMLQTALTNGKANPSNSSTGIALTDWDKNTQTNWQDELIGGTANFNDFSASLKGGNETTNFLLSGAYHKETTVLPGDFGYNKFSTNFNINHTTLNKKLKIGATVMFATDKNKLPFFDITNYAITTAPNRPIYNEDGTFYWASTYFSDINPLASLGKRVEDKGNNLITSFNIKYEIVKGLSFKTDFGYGIAEMTTKQTLPATASNYAYYNLYKISLNNLRSYTVSNNNTNNFTIDPQLNYSTPLWKGNLTALVGGSWQTRKAEMPSYVNTSVYSADNLIGITGSAATVKSYNSSTEYKYLSMFSRLNYNIFNKYIFNANFRRDGSSRFGENKKYGNFGSVAAAWIFTEEDFLKEASWLSFGKLRSSYGEVGSDGAQDYGYANTFLASTYGNGNASMAATRIANPNYQWQVSKKFEAAMDLNFLDDRISFTAAFYRNVTGNQLVPYSISPQSGFISYQANLGAEVENKGWEFTLSTTNVHTKKLNWNTSFNISTNANKLLAFPGIEYTSYYSQYVVGRPLNSMYLFKYTGVQNGVPQFEDANGDGKISTGLADTKVGDRQYLGATYPKYYGGISNSISYKTFSLDFLFQFVKQNGRTLMSSTGIQPGYPYGLANFQVDEYNDYLAQGNALSSNYLPSYFNYMGSNATIVDASYLKLKNVSASYIIPLDQNTQKIIKNIRVSLQGQNLVTFTKYKGFDPESPGLVLPPLRTVTIGTQLTF; encoded by the coding sequence ATAACAAGTAACCCATCGGAAGTAAATCGAATAATATCAGGAATAATAACTGATCAAGCCGGAATGCCTCTATCGGGAGTTACTCTTTCAATTCCTGGGACTAATTTTCTAGAAATAAGTGGCTACGACGGGCAATTTTCATTTGAAATTCCAGATGGAAAGGTCACATTAAAAGTATCATATGTAGGATACAAAACGCGTGAAATTGCAATTGAAGACCAAACAAAGCTAACAATTAAAATGACATCCGATTTATCCAAATTAGATGAAGTCATAATTATAGGTTATGGCACTACCACTAAGAGAGCTTCTACAGGATCTGTTGTGAAAATAACTTCAGAAGACATTGAAAAACAACCTGTTACTAACATTTTACAAACATTACAAGGGAGAACTCCGGGGGTATTTGTATCGCAGACATCTGGTTATGCTGGTAGTGATATCAATATTAGTATCCGTGGAAGAAATTCTGTTGATGACTATAACCTGCCTCTTTATATAGTTGATGGCATTCCGTATATTGGAGACGATATTAAGGGGCAAGCGCAAGAGGTAAAAAATTATGTTATTAAAGGTGCCCAAAAAAATACCAGCCCTTTAAATATCATTAATCCAAATGATATTGAAAGTATCGAAATCCTAAAAGATGCTGATGCAACGGCAATTTACGGTTCAAGAGGTGCAAACGGAGTAGTGCTTATTACTACCAAAAAAGGAGTCGCAGGTAAAACAGAATTTACCATCAACACTAATTCTGGAATTTCAGAAGTAGCCAATAGAGTAAAAACATTAGATACACCTGCTTATCTTAATATGCTTCAAACTGCTTTGACAAATGGTAAAGCGAATCCAAGTAATTCTAGTACTGGTATTGCTTTGACAGATTGGGATAAAAATACGCAAACAAACTGGCAAGATGAATTAATAGGCGGAACGGCTAATTTTAATGATTTCTCTGCAAGTCTAAAAGGAGGAAATGAAACGACTAATTTTCTATTAAGTGGTGCATATCATAAAGAAACTACCGTTTTACCAGGAGATTTTGGGTATAACAAATTCTCTACCAACTTTAATATTAATCATACTACTTTAAATAAAAAATTAAAAATAGGAGCTACAGTTATGTTTGCTACTGATAAAAACAAACTTCCTTTTTTTGACATCACAAATTATGCAATAACAACTGCTCCTAATCGCCCTATTTATAATGAAGACGGAACTTTTTACTGGGCTTCTACTTATTTTAGCGATATCAACCCATTGGCATCTTTAGGAAAAAGAGTAGAAGACAAAGGAAATAATTTAATTACCAGTTTTAATATTAAATATGAAATAGTAAAGGGATTGTCTTTTAAAACAGATTTTGGATATGGCATTGCTGAAATGACTACAAAACAGACACTACCAGCAACAGCAAGTAATTATGCATATTATAATTTGTACAAAATTAGTCTTAATAACTTACGCTCTTATACAGTTTCGAACAACAATACCAATAATTTCACTATAGATCCGCAATTAAATTATTCTACTCCTTTATGGAAAGGAAATCTAACTGCATTGGTGGGAGGTTCTTGGCAAACCAGAAAGGCAGAAATGCCTTCGTATGTAAATACATCTGTATATAGCGCAGATAACCTGATTGGGATTACCGGTAGTGCGGCAACTGTAAAATCTTATAATAGTTCTACTGAGTATAAATATTTGTCAATGTTTAGCCGATTGAATTATAATATTTTCAATAAATACATTTTTAATGCTAATTTTAGAAGAGATGGTTCTTCTCGATTTGGAGAAAATAAAAAATATGGAAATTTTGGTTCTGTCGCTGCTGCATGGATTTTTACTGAAGAAGATTTCTTAAAAGAAGCTTCATGGTTAAGCTTTGGTAAACTTCGTAGCAGTTATGGAGAAGTAGGCAGTGATGGCGCCCAAGATTATGGCTATGCAAATACTTTTCTAGCTTCTACTTATGGAAATGGAAATGCTTCTATGGCAGCTACGAGAATCGCTAATCCTAATTATCAATGGCAAGTGTCCAAAAAATTTGAGGCAGCAATGGACTTAAATTTCTTAGATGATCGAATTTCATTTACAGCTGCTTTTTACAGAAACGTAACTGGAAACCAATTAGTTCCTTATTCAATAAGTCCACAATCAGGATTTATCTCTTATCAAGCAAATTTAGGCGCAGAAGTCGAAAATAAAGGATGGGAATTTACGCTTTCTACAACCAACGTTCATACTAAAAAACTAAACTGGAATACTTCATTCAATATTTCAACCAACGCCAATAAGTTACTTGCATTTCCAGGTATAGAATATACTTCTTATTATAGCCAATATGTTGTTGGAAGACCATTAAACAGTATGTATTTATTTAAATATACTGGTGTACAAAATGGAGTTCCTCAATTTGAAGATGCTAATGGCGATGGAAAAATTAGTACAGGACTTGCTGATACGAAAGTGGGAGACAGACAATATTTGGGAGCTACATATCCAAAATATTACGGAGGTATATCAAACTCCATTAGTTACAAAACATTTTCTCTTGATTTTCTATTCCAATTTGTAAAACAAAACGGAAGAACTTTAATGTCTTCAACAGGAATACAACCAGGATATCCGTATGGTTTGGCTAATTTTCAGGTTGATGAATACAATGATTATTTAGCTCAGGGAAATGCCTTAAGTTCTAATTACCTGCCTAGTTATTTTAATTACATGGGTTCAAATGCTACTATAGTAGATGCATCATACCTCAAACTTAAAAATGTAAGTGCTTCTTATATCATTCCTTTAGATCAAAATACACAAAAAATCATTAAAAACATACGTGTATCCCTGCAAGGGCAAAACTTAGTAACCTTTACTAAATATAAAGGATTTGATCCTGAATCTCCAGGTTTAGTTTTACCACCGTTACGTACCGTAACTATAGGAACTCAGTTAACCTTTTAA
- a CDS encoding STN domain-containing protein: MFDKEKKASLFRLSKKTLMIMRISLFHIFLLTCGTHLIFANKMSGQSLESISVDIELHNQDIKTLFKSIENKTGLLFAYQPQLIDNFPKINTSGGMRSVSDILNSVLKGSNLVYKQVDKSIVIYKKKIKVFLIRQK; the protein is encoded by the coding sequence ATGTTTGATAAGGAAAAGAAAGCTTCTTTATTTCGTTTATCAAAAAAAACACTTATGATCATGCGAATCAGTTTATTCCACATTTTCTTATTGACCTGCGGAACCCATTTGATTTTCGCTAATAAAATGAGCGGTCAAAGTTTAGAATCGATATCTGTTGATATTGAACTTCATAATCAGGACATTAAAACCTTATTTAAAAGTATAGAAAATAAAACCGGATTACTATTTGCTTACCAGCCGCAACTGATTGATAATTTCCCTAAAATTAATACATCAGGAGGAATGCGTTCAGTAAGTGATATTTTAAATTCTGTTCTTAAGGGCAGTAATTTAGTCTATAAACAAGTAGATAAAAGTATAGTCATTTACAAAAAGAAAATAAAAGTGTTCTTAATAAGACAGAAATAA